Proteins from a genomic interval of Polyangia bacterium:
- the rph gene encoding ribonuclease PH codes for MRADGRSPGDLRPITITPDFNRYAEGSVLIAFGETRVICTASVEEKVPNFLEGQGKGWITAEYAMLPRSTHTRSGRNPGGRGQEIQRLIGRALRAAVDTRALGQRQITVDCDVIQADGGTRTAAITGGWVALALATRRLQAAEKIKKDPIKMAVAAISAGIVDGEARLDLPYVEDSAAEVDCNFVMTETGRFVEIQGTAEKDSFSAEDYAKLVGLASHGMKTLFALQREALTRAK; via the coding sequence ATGAGAGCTGACGGCCGAAGTCCAGGAGATCTGCGACCCATCACCATCACGCCCGATTTCAATCGGTACGCAGAAGGGTCGGTGCTGATCGCTTTTGGCGAGACACGCGTCATCTGCACCGCCTCGGTCGAGGAGAAGGTGCCAAATTTCTTGGAAGGTCAGGGCAAGGGATGGATCACCGCCGAGTACGCCATGCTGCCGCGATCGACTCATACCCGATCGGGCCGCAACCCGGGCGGGCGCGGGCAGGAGATTCAACGGTTGATCGGCCGCGCGCTGCGGGCGGCGGTGGACACGCGCGCGCTGGGGCAGCGGCAAATCACCGTCGACTGCGACGTCATTCAGGCTGACGGCGGCACGCGCACGGCGGCCATCACTGGCGGATGGGTGGCCCTGGCGTTGGCCACGCGGCGGTTGCAGGCCGCCGAAAAAATAAAGAAGGATCCGATCAAGATGGCGGTGGCGGCGATCTCGGCCGGCATCGTCGACGGCGAGGCGCGGTTGGATCTGCCGTATGTCGAAGACTCCGCGGCCGAGGTGGATTGCAACTTCGTGATGACCGAGACCGGTCGCTTCGTGGAGATTCAAGGCACCGCCGAGAAAGATTCGTTCAGCGCGGAGGACTACGCAAAGTTGGTGGGGCTGGCGTCGCACGGAATGAAGACGCTGTTCGCTTTGCAGCGCGAGGCGCTGACGCGGGCCAAGTAG
- the rdgB gene encoding RdgB/HAM1 family non-canonical purine NTP pyrophosphatase, with the protein MKIVVATRNRGKLVEIVKLLGELSAGPAFELVTIDEVAPGAVLREDRDTFEGNALAKARQAADATGLAAIADDSGLEVDVLGGAPGVWSARYAGEPSDDGRNNAKLLQALTGVPAAQRRGRYRCVAAFVDRVRGMEITEAGACEGIILEAACGDGGFGYDPLFLVPSLSKTMAELPLQTKNEISHRAAAFRALAARLGGAR; encoded by the coding sequence ATGAAGATCGTCGTCGCCACCCGCAACCGCGGCAAGCTGGTGGAGATCGTGAAGCTGCTGGGCGAGTTGTCCGCTGGACCCGCGTTCGAGCTGGTGACGATCGACGAGGTGGCGCCCGGCGCGGTGTTGCGGGAGGACCGGGACACCTTCGAGGGCAACGCCCTGGCCAAGGCCCGGCAAGCGGCGGACGCGACGGGGCTGGCTGCCATCGCCGACGACTCAGGTCTGGAAGTGGACGTGCTGGGCGGCGCGCCCGGCGTGTGGTCCGCGCGGTACGCCGGCGAGCCGAGCGACGACGGCCGCAACAACGCCAAGCTGTTGCAGGCCCTGACCGGCGTGCCGGCGGCTCAGCGCCGCGGGCGTTATCGATGCGTGGCCGCGTTTGTCGATCGCGTTCGCGGGATGGAAATCACCGAGGCGGGCGCCTGCGAAGGAATCATCTTGGAGGCCGCTTGTGGTGACGGCGGCTTTGGATACGACCCGCTGTTTCTGGTGCCGAGTTTGAGCAAGACCATGGCCGAACTGCCGCTGCAAACGAAGAACGAGATCTCGCACCGAGCGGCCGCGTTTCGCGCGCTGGCCGCGCGTCTCGGTGGTGCGCGATAG